TTCGGAAATAAGAACATTGTCTTTATTGGATATAAAAACAAAGTAAAAGATAGCGCTCGATTAATTGATATTCAGATAAAAATCCGGTACTCTATCAAAAAAATTCCTTTTTGAAAAAGGTTTGGGGGGTGAGGGAATCTATTCATATTTTTTCATTTGTTCATGTAAAGCTAGAAAAAATAATTAAACTCTCCAATAAGTGATATTATTTTTTGTTTAACAAAATTAAAACTGAAAGTTATTGTCTGATATTATTTTACAGTAGAAATGAACAAAAAAAAACCTTCGGAAATATCGAAGGTTTTTAATTAAAATTTAGTGCATGGCTTCACTCAAATCTATTTTTTCTTTGCTCTTTCTTTCTTTTACGAGTAAGATAAACGGAATACATATCAGGAATATGATTCCGAGATAAAGAAATACATCCATATAAGAGAGTACAGTGGCCTGCTTGGTTACTGACAAATCAAGCATTTTATAAGCTGCATTCATTGCTGCATCAGGTGTCATTCCTTTGGCAATAAAATTTGCTTTAAGGGCAGCCAGTCTTTGCTGTACATCAAAACTGTTTTCGTCAAGATGAGAAATCAGATTATTCCTGTATTTCTGACCGGCATTAGCAATAAAAGTTGTAATCGCTGCAATCCCGAAAGATCCCCCAAGCTGTCTCATCATCCCGGTAAAGGCTGCTCCCTGACCAATCTCCTGCCCTTTCAGTGTACTTAAAGACAAAGAGGTGATTGGAATAAACAGTAGCCCTAAACCTGCTCCTCTTACAATCAGCATCCAGAAAAATGCATCTTTACTGGTATCCGGTGTCAGAATTTTATATCCCCAGAAACTATAGACAAAGAAGATGAACAACCCTAAAGAAACCAGGATCTGCTGTTTCGCACCTTTTGCCAGTAATCTACCAATAATAGGCATCATGAAGGCCGTTGTCAATGCAGCAGGAATCATCAATGCTCCTGACTGAAGTGCCGTCCATCCCAAAATACTCTGGGTATACAAAGGAACGATGAACGTAGAGCCATAAAGCCCAAATCCAAGCACAAATGACATCATTGTCCCGATTCTTAAATTACTATTTTTAAGAACCCTAAGCTCAACAATTGGATATTTAAAGGTAAGTTCCCTCCAAAGGAATAGTATAAACCCTAAAACTGCCGCTACTGTGAAGGCTACGATCATTCCGCTTTCAAACCAGTCTTCTTCATGTCCTCTTTCCAGGATGAACTGTAATGATCCCACGGTAACTGCCAGTAAACCAATTCCAATCCAGTCAACATCCGAAACCTTACGTTTCTCAGCATATTTCGGACTTCTTACAAACTGAAGTGTCATCAGCGTTGCAGCAATTCCAATTGGAATATTAATATAGAAAATATACGGCCAGCTGAAGTTATCAACGATATATCCTCCAAGAGGCGGACCTAATGTAGGGCCGATGATTACTCCCAGACCATAAATAGCCTGAGCCATACTTCTTTTTTCAATCGGATAAGATTCCGTAATGATCGTCTGTGAAGTTACCAATAAGGCTCCCCCACCGATTCCCTGCATCAATCTGAAGAACACGAGTTCCCAGATATTGGTCGCATTTCCACATAAAAATGAAAATATGGTAAATATAATGATGGATACCGCAAAGTAATTTCTACGCCCAAACTGCTGGGAAAGCCAGCTCGTCATTGGTACTATAATTACGTTACCAATGGCATAAGCTGTAATTACCCATCCCACTTCGGAAAGTGTAGATCCAAGATTCCCCTTCATTTCATTCAAGGCAACATTGACAATCGTGGAATCTACAATTTCAAGAAGGGCACAAAGGATAGCCGTAATCGTAATGATTACTCTCCGGGCTCCATATTCTACTAATGAATCTTGCATAAGTTTTTTACGATGTAAAAAATCAATTGTGAATTTTGCTTCGCAAGTGAATAGTGAATTTTAAAACATTTTATTTAATTGACAGCAAAGCTGATTCACTATTGACAACGAAGTTAATTGACTTTTAACAATTTTAAATGTTATTTCAAAGCAACTTCTGCCTTCACGTTCATTCCTGTTCTCAATCTTTTGGCAATATTCTTATCAAGATTTACAAAATCGATTTTTACAGGAAGTCTCTGAACTACTTTTACGAAGTTACCACTTGCATTATCCGGAGGAAGAATGGAGAAAGTAGCTCCTGTAGCCGGAGAGAATGAGCTTACCACTCCTTCAAATTCCTGGTCAGGGAAAGCATCAATCTCAATTTTCACTTTCTGTCCTTCTACCATTTTGTCTACCTGTGTTTCCTTATAGTTGGCCACTACCCATTTCTGGTCGTTTTTAACCAAAGCAAACAACTGAGCCCCCGCCTGCAGATACTGGCCTGCCTGTGTAGGTACTTTTCCTACATATCCGTCTTCGGGTGCAAGAATTACAGTATAGGATAAATTCAATTTTGCATTTTCTACATCTACTTCTCTTTGTTTAGCAACAGATCCTGCAACACTGATTTGTTGTGAGCTTGCTGCTGTCTGAGAAGAAGCAATATGAGTCTGCTGAGCAATTTGATTTCTCTGGTCAACTAAAACCTGTAATTGTCTGTCTGCAGATTGTTTTGCAGCTAAAGCCTGCTCATACTGTTGTTCTGTAATAGAATGATCTTTTACAAGATTAGCATATCTCTTCAAATCCTGAGAAGTTTTCCAAACGTTTACTTTTGCCGCTTCTATCTGAGCATTGGCAGTTACTACTGCCGCTTCTGAAGAACCGATGTTTTTAGAAGTCGCTGTAGTAGTAGCTTCAGCGTTTGAAATATTACTTTTAGCGGTAGATAATGCTGCCTGAGCTTGATCAAGGGCCATTTTCTGATCTCTGTTATCCAAAATCACCAAAGTATCTCCTTTCTTTACAAACTGGTTGTCTTTTACTTTTACCTGAGCTACATATCCTGAGATTTTAGAAATTACTGGTGCCATATTGGAAGCGATCTGAGCATCGTCAGTCTCTTCATGATACTGTCCGTAAGTAAAGGCTCTGTAACCATAGATTCCTCCTCCGATTACGACTGCCGCTAAAATGATAGGAAAAACTAAGCTTTTTTTCTTTTTAGGTTCAGCTGCCTGTGTATTATTATTTTCCATTTTGGTTTCGATCTGATTATTTAATTGTTAAAGTTCCTGTTGTCTGTAATAGTTTTCTGTATGCCAGTGCTGCATCTGCCTTAGCATTGATCACACCTACGTTTGCTGCGATCTGAGCTGCGTCTGCATCCAGTAATTCTGTCATGGTTGCAAGACCGTTATCGTATTTATTTTTTGTAATTCTGTAATTTTCATTAGCCTGCTCAGCAGATTTTTCGAAAACAGCAATTCTCTTTTTTGAATAGTCTGTGTTTTGATATTCTCTGTTCACATCAAGCTTAATATTGTCATTCAGTAATTCATCTGTAGCTGCAAGCTGTTTTTCTCTCGCTTTTGACTGTCTTAATGAAGAATTTTCTTTCCATAAGTTGGATAAATTATAAGAAATCCCAATTCCTACATTGACTGCATTATATATAGTAAGAAACTTAGGAATATCTGCCGCTACATAACCTCCGGTAAATGCAATAGAAGGAAGATTTTCCGCTTTTGCAGCTTTTGATCCCAACTCTGCCGCTTTTCTCTGTTGTGCTAAAGCCTGTAAATCTTTACGGTTTTCTCTGGCTTCAGTGACATAAAAATCAACCGGTTTCACATCTGAACCTTCTTCAATATAATTCTCATCCACTTCTAACTCTGTAGTCTCAGGAATGCCTAATAACAAATCCATATTGATGTTGGCAATATTGTAGTTGTTCTTAGCTTCCAATAACTGAAGTTCGATATTCGAAGTCTGAAGGTTTGCTTTTAATCTGTCATTTCTCGCGATCAGACCATTGTTCTCCATTTTAAGGAAAGTCTCATCTCTTTTTTGAGAAGCAGCAAGGTTTTCTTCAAAAACTTTGATTGACTGGTTAGCTTTAAACAAATTATTATAAGCCTGAGCCACGTTATAAGCAATGGCAATTTTATCATTCTCAGTACTTAATTTAGAAGCTTCTACCAAATATTTAGCCGACTGAATACCATATTTAATTCGGCCGCCGCTGTAGATCGGAACACTAAGATTAGCTGAACCGTAAAGCACCTGATGTACTTCGGGACCTCCTGCTCCTGAAACACCTGGAAGTTTGATATCTACATTGGGCTTTATCGGAAGGTACATATAGCTTCCTGATACTTTCAATTCTGGTAGCTGTCTGTTTTTAGCTTCCAAAAGATCAGCTGTAGCCTCTTCGATCTTGGCTGCATCGATCTTGAGATTCTTGCTGTTCTGGATTCCCAACTGTACAGCTTCGTCAAGAGAAAGTGTTTTTTTCTCCTGAGCATTTGCATTTGCTATTCCTACGAATAGTGATAATGCAATCACTGAGTTATTTATTCTCTTCATAACCTAAAAGGTCTTTTAGTAAGTATTTAATATGTTTATTAAGTTCTGTATAGTATCTTTCATCAAAAGCTTCCTCATCTTCTGTTTCATTCAGGAATTCTTTATACATTTCTTTCGCGTTGAATGCATAAAATAAAGTTCCGCTTACTGTGGAATGAAGCAGATAAATAGGTGGTTTTTTTGTGAAAATTCCATTTTTAAGACCGCTGTCCAATATTTGTGAATACAT
The window above is part of the Chryseobacterium sp. MA9 genome. Proteins encoded here:
- a CDS encoding HlyD family secretion protein — translated: MENNNTQAAEPKKKKSLVFPIILAAVVIGGGIYGYRAFTYGQYHEETDDAQIASNMAPVISKISGYVAQVKVKDNQFVKKGDTLVILDNRDQKMALDQAQAALSTAKSNISNAEATTTATSKNIGSSEAAVVTANAQIEAAKVNVWKTSQDLKRYANLVKDHSITEQQYEQALAAKQSADRQLQVLVDQRNQIAQQTHIASSQTAASSQQISVAGSVAKQREVDVENAKLNLSYTVILAPEDGYVGKVPTQAGQYLQAGAQLFALVKNDQKWVVANYKETQVDKMVEGQKVKIEIDAFPDQEFEGVVSSFSPATGATFSILPPDNASGNFVKVVQRLPVKIDFVNLDKNIAKRLRTGMNVKAEVALK
- a CDS encoding DHA2 family efflux MFS transporter permease subunit; its protein translation is MQDSLVEYGARRVIITITAILCALLEIVDSTIVNVALNEMKGNLGSTLSEVGWVITAYAIGNVIIVPMTSWLSQQFGRRNYFAVSIIIFTIFSFLCGNATNIWELVFFRLMQGIGGGALLVTSQTIITESYPIEKRSMAQAIYGLGVIIGPTLGPPLGGYIVDNFSWPYIFYINIPIGIAATLMTLQFVRSPKYAEKRKVSDVDWIGIGLLAVTVGSLQFILERGHEEDWFESGMIVAFTVAAVLGFILFLWRELTFKYPIVELRVLKNSNLRIGTMMSFVLGFGLYGSTFIVPLYTQSILGWTALQSGALMIPAALTTAFMMPIIGRLLAKGAKQQILVSLGLFIFFVYSFWGYKILTPDTSKDAFFWMLIVRGAGLGLLFIPITSLSLSTLKGQEIGQGAAFTGMMRQLGGSFGIAAITTFIANAGQKYRNNLISHLDENSFDVQQRLAALKANFIAKGMTPDAAMNAAYKMLDLSVTKQATVLSYMDVFLYLGIIFLICIPFILLVKERKSKEKIDLSEAMH
- a CDS encoding TolC family protein; this encodes MKRINNSVIALSLFVGIANANAQEKKTLSLDEAVQLGIQNSKNLKIDAAKIEEATADLLEAKNRQLPELKVSGSYMYLPIKPNVDIKLPGVSGAGGPEVHQVLYGSANLSVPIYSGGRIKYGIQSAKYLVEASKLSTENDKIAIAYNVAQAYNNLFKANQSIKVFEENLAASQKRDETFLKMENNGLIARNDRLKANLQTSNIELQLLEAKNNYNIANINMDLLLGIPETTELEVDENYIEEGSDVKPVDFYVTEARENRKDLQALAQQRKAAELGSKAAKAENLPSIAFTGGYVAADIPKFLTIYNAVNVGIGISYNLSNLWKENSSLRQSKAREKQLAATDELLNDNIKLDVNREYQNTDYSKKRIAVFEKSAEQANENYRITKNKYDNGLATMTELLDADAAQIAANVGVINAKADAALAYRKLLQTTGTLTIK